The DNA region GCTGATTTGAGGATTTTTTCGTATTCTGCTTGGGTGATCTTGCCCTCACAAGGTGCAAGACAACGCGAAATTTGATAAAAAATACACGCCTTTTTACACGAACTTTTTTGTTTGAGTTTAAAGCTAAGATACAAGGCATTTAAAAGCTCTCTTGCGCCTTTGAAAAAGGGTCCAAAATACTTAATCTTTGGCTTTTTAATAATCTTTCTTGTGATCTTTGGCATAGCAAAGCTTTCGTTTAAATCTATATAGATATAAGGATAAGTTTTATCATCTCTTAATAAGATATTGTATTTGGGACGTAGCTGTTTGATAAAGGAGTTTTCAAGTATGAGCGCGTCAGCTTCTGAACTAGTAGTGATATACTCAAGATGAGTAGCTTCGCTAATCATTTTTTGAATGCGTAGGGAATTTTTAGGATTTGGCGCAAGCTGTGGGGTGAAAGTAAAATAACTTCTGACGCGGTTTTTGAGATTTTTAGCCTTACCTACATATAAAAGTTTGCCTTCACTTGAGAAAAACTGATATACTCCGCTTTTTTCCTCAAGATTTTTAAGCTCAGCTTCTAGCATACTTTTGTGCCTTTTATCACTGCTCTTAAGTCCTCAAAACCTCGATATAAAAGTTCGTTTTTGCAGGTGTTTTTAAACTCTCCCTTTGAAAGCTCAAGAAAAAATTTCTTTTTTTTAGCGCTTTTTGTGGGAAGCTTGAAATTCCTATCTGTAAGGATTTTTAGCTCATTTATCTGATCAAAATCACTTAAAGAATTTGTATTTGCATAAATTTTTATGAGTTTTTTAATGCTTTTTTTGGTATTATCATGGTTTAATTCTTGATAGCCAACATTGCTTTTTGTGAGTATGATAAGAAGCTGTTTTTTGATGAAAATTTTTGAGATTAAATTCTGGTGCATTGGGCTTAAAAGACTTAAAAAATCTTTACAATAAAAATTCCTTTTCAAAGGGGCAAAATGTCGTTCTTGACAAAGAGAAGCGATGATAGAGCTAGCTGGCTTGAGTTTTTTCATAAGTTCATTATAGCATTTTTTTGCTTAATCTTTTTTGTAGCTTGTGGATACAAAGGCGATCCAAGCTATAGCGTGCTTGATGAAAATGGTTCAGTAAAAGAGATAAAACCTTATAAAAACCTCAATCGCTGGTAAGCTTATGGGCGAAAAAATACATTTCAATACTGATAAAGCAAGTATAGTCTTTGAAAGCAAACGCACTTACGCAAGGGTTTTGGTAGAAGATGATTTTAAGGCTTTGCATGAAATTTTAAGCGATGAAAGGGTAATGTATAGCTGGGGACATGGCTTTAGCGAGGCTGAAAGCAAAGAATGGCTTTTGTTTCAAATGCAGTGTTTTAAGCTTGATGGCTTTTGTAAATTTGGAGTTTTTAACAAAAAAAGTCAAGTTTTAATGGGCTGTGTGGGTTTAAATTATGAGTTTATCCGCTTAGAAAATGCCTTTAAAGAACGCATAGTCGAGCTTGGTTATGTCTTTAGCACGCAGTTTTGGGGACAAAATTATGCCTTTGAAAGCACAAAAGTATGTTGTGAATATGCTTTTAATATACTTAATCTTAAGCAAATTTATGCTTTAATTAGTGCTAATAATACTGCCTCGATTAAACTTGCAAAAAAGCTTGGCATGCAAGAGATAGGTAAAAACACTTTAGAAAAAAATGAGCTTGTTTTTAAGCTTGAACATACAAAGGAGAAATGATGAAAAAAGCAGACATTTTGGTGCTTGATTTTGGCTCACAATACACCCAACTCATCGCAAGAAGACTAAGAGAACAAGGCGTGTATGCTGAAATTTTGCCCTTTAATGTGAGTTTAGAAGATATAAAAGCAAAAGAGCCAAAGGGCATTATTTTAAGCGGAGGACCAGCAAGCGTGTATGCAAATGATGCGTATTTTTGCGATAAGGGCGTGTTTGAGCTTGGCTTACCTGTGCTTGGAATTTGTTATGGTATGCAACTTATGGCACATCATTTTAACTCAAGCGTTGCTCCTGCTGGGCATAAAGAGTATGGAAAGGCTCATATTGACATCATCAAGGATAATGCTTTATTTAAAAATTTACCTAAAAAACAAATCGTTTGGATGAGTCATTCTGATAAGGTAGAAAACCTCCCTGCTGGCTTTGAAGTGCTTGCTACGAGTGAAAATAGCCCATTTTGCGTTTTTGGCGATGAAAAAAGAAGATTTTACGCCTTGCAGTTTCACCCTGAAGTGCAACACAGCGAATTTGGTAAAAGCATACTTAAAAATTTTGCAAAATACGCTTGTGAGTGTGAAAGCATATGGAATATGGGAAGCTTTGCAAAAACTCAAACTCAAAAGATCAAAGAAGAAGTTAAAAACGATAAGGTGCTTTGTGCAGTAAGTGGGGGCGTGGATAGTTCTGTGGTGGCTGCTTTGCTTGCAAGTGCGATTAAGGATCAGCTCATCGTTGTTTTTGTGGATAATGGACTTTTAAGAAGTGGGGAAAAAGAACAAGTTGAGGCTATGTTTAAAAGGCTAGGAATTGATCTTATCAGCATAGATGCAAGTAAGCTTTTTTTAGAACGTTTAAAAGGCGTGCTTGATCCAGAAGCTAAAAGAAAGATCATAGGCAACACCTTCATAGAAGTCTTTGAGGCAGAAGCTTTAAAGCACAAAGATGTAAAATACCTCGCTCAAGGCACACTTTATACTGACATCATAGAAAGTTCTGTCATAGGAGCGTCAAAAACCATAAAATCACACCACAATGTAGGCGGCTTACCTGAAAAGATGAATTTAAAACTCATCGAGCCTTTAAAAGAAATCTTTAAAGATGAAGTGCGTGCCTTAGGGCTTGAGCTAGGACTAAGCAAGGATATAGTCTATCGTCATCCTTTTCCTGGACCAGGGCTTGCTATACGCATTATGGGCGAGGTAAATGAACCAAGCTTAGAGCTTTTAAGAAAGGCTGATGTGATCTTGCAAGATGAGCTTAGAGCAAGTGGCTGGTATGATAAAACCTGGCAAGCTTTTTGCGTGCTTTTAAATGTAAAAAGTGTGGGCGTAATGGGCGATAACCGCACCTATGATAATGCAGTGTGTGTAAGGGTAGTAAATGCAAGCGATGGCATGACAGCTACTTTTGCACATTTACCTTATGAGTTGCTAGAAAATATAAGTCGTCGTATCATCAACGAGGTAGAGGGTATAAACCGCGTAGTCTATGATATAAGCTCAAAACCACCTGCGACTATAGAGTGGGAGTAAGAGAGGTATTTTGTCTTTAGTGAAGCTGAAATTTATCAATTTTATGAGAGGAATGCGAGCTGAAAAGAGCATTCCTTTACTGCGATGTAGGGTAAAGCTTTGCTTTTTAATTTTCATCAAATGCTTTTTTCATCGTCTTATGCCTTGCAATGACAAAGATAAGGCTAAATTTGCTTTTTTGCTTTAAAGTCTTGCAAATAAGTTCTTGCAAAACAAGTCCCAATCCACAAGTTGAGTTATATAATCGCCCCACCACTGCATAAGTTCTTGCTTTTCTTTTTGGAAAAGGGCGTGGTTATAGCTTGCTTTGACTTGATTTTTTTCTTTATGAGCGAGGCAAAGTTCGATTATATCACTATTTATCTTATGAATTTGTCGTTTTTCGTGGCAGATCGTGCTAAATGTGCTTCTTAAGCCATGCACGCTAAGTTCATCATTTGAGTAATCAAGCGCCCTTAGCACCATTCTCATACTACTTTCGCCAATGAATTGATCTTTTGTTTTTGTGCTGTGAAAAACGGCTTCGCGTTTAGGAATTTGTGTGCTTTTATAAAGTGTTAAAAGCTCTGTAATTTGTGCGCTTAAAGGCAAGATGAGTATGCGTTTGGCTTTCATTTTATGCTGCGGGATAATCCAAATTTGACGTTTTAGATCAAGCTCGCTCCATAAACAAGTCCTGATATTAAAGCTTCTTTGAGCGGTAAGCAAAGCCATGATGAGGGCTATTTTAAGACTTAATTTTCCTTGATACGAGGCTATTTTTTGAAGTAAAATGCTTAGATTTTTTTCATCATAAAAGCTTGGGTGGTGCTTTGTGGGTTTTTTGATGATAAGTTCTTTTTTTAAAAGCGAATTTAAAGGGTTGGTTGTGATGAGTTTTTTAAGCTCAGCAAAGCGAAAAATTTCATTTATTATGCTAAAAAATTTATTTGCACTTTCACCCAAACCTTTTTTTCTAAGCAGTTCAAAACTTACCAAAATATCATCAATCTCAATGCTTGATATATCCTTGTCTGCAAAGATTGTAAAAGCAAAACGTTCAAGCAAACTTAAAAGCCTAGCGTGTGTTTTGGGCGCAATTTGATCTTTTTTGATAGACATTTTTTCAAGCGCGACGCTTTTAAAGCTGATTTTTTGACTCTTTTTAGCATTTTGTTGCAGTGCTGTTTTGTAGGTGTAGCGTTTGTATCGTGCGGCTTTGAGGCTTGTTTGTGGATATTTGCCAAGTGAAATTCTTTTAAAGCATTTGTTATTTGGACATTTAAAATTATAAAAAAATGTTTTTGTTCCACTTGGATATACACACAAAAGTAAATTATCACGATCGGCGACAAAATACCTTTTTTCCTTTGCTTTCAAGCTCTTTATCTTTTTGCAACTCAGCATTTTTTCTCCTTGAAATTTTTATTTTCAAGATCGCATTTGTTTTTGATTTTTCAAATTTTTCTTT from Campylobacter sp. MIT 12-8780 includes:
- a CDS encoding GNAT family N-acetyltransferase gives rise to the protein MGEKIHFNTDKASIVFESKRTYARVLVEDDFKALHEILSDERVMYSWGHGFSEAESKEWLLFQMQCFKLDGFCKFGVFNKKSQVLMGCVGLNYEFIRLENAFKERIVELGYVFSTQFWGQNYAFESTKVCCEYAFNILNLKQIYALISANNTASIKLAKKLGMQEIGKNTLEKNELVFKLEHTKEK
- the guaA gene encoding glutamine-hydrolyzing GMP synthase produces the protein MKKADILVLDFGSQYTQLIARRLREQGVYAEILPFNVSLEDIKAKEPKGIILSGGPASVYANDAYFCDKGVFELGLPVLGICYGMQLMAHHFNSSVAPAGHKEYGKAHIDIIKDNALFKNLPKKQIVWMSHSDKVENLPAGFEVLATSENSPFCVFGDEKRRFYALQFHPEVQHSEFGKSILKNFAKYACECESIWNMGSFAKTQTQKIKEEVKNDKVLCAVSGGVDSSVVAALLASAIKDQLIVVFVDNGLLRSGEKEQVEAMFKRLGIDLISIDASKLFLERLKGVLDPEAKRKIIGNTFIEVFEAEALKHKDVKYLAQGTLYTDIIESSVIGASKTIKSHHNVGGLPEKMNLKLIEPLKEIFKDEVRALGLELGLSKDIVYRHPFPGPGLAIRIMGEVNEPSLELLRKADVILQDELRASGWYDKTWQAFCVLLNVKSVGVMGDNRTYDNAVCVRVVNASDGMTATFAHLPYELLENISRRIINEVEGINRVVYDISSKPPATIEWE
- a CDS encoding tyrosine-type recombinase/integrase, whose amino-acid sequence is MLSCKKIKSLKAKEKRYFVADRDNLLLCVYPSGTKTFFYNFKCPNNKCFKRISLGKYPQTSLKAARYKRYTYKTALQQNAKKSQKISFKSVALEKMSIKKDQIAPKTHARLLSLLERFAFTIFADKDISSIEIDDILVSFELLRKKGLGESANKFFSIINEIFRFAELKKLITTNPLNSLLKKELIIKKPTKHHPSFYDEKNLSILLQKIASYQGKLSLKIALIMALLTAQRSFNIRTCLWSELDLKRQIWIIPQHKMKAKRILILPLSAQITELLTLYKSTQIPKREAVFHSTKTKDQFIGESSMRMVLRALDYSNDELSVHGLRSTFSTICHEKRQIHKINSDIIELCLAHKEKNQVKASYNHALFQKEKQELMQWWGDYITQLVDWDLFCKNLFARL